A genomic region of Bernardetia sp. ABR2-2B contains the following coding sequences:
- a CDS encoding arginine deiminase-related protein: MTNPQSTSTLMMIRPVQFRFNEQTAVNNYYQTAIEGLSSSEIQSKAAKEFNDFVEKLKSKKINVIVIEDTPNPSTPDSIFPNNWISFHSDGRVGLYPMFAENRRLERRADILEKLQTTKGLKVNEVIDFSSHEKDERFLEGTGSMILDRPNKIVYAAISIRTDEKVLDDFCDKFGYKAVKFTANQTVDGKRLPIYHTNVMMCVADKIAILCTDSIDNQLERKAVIESLENTGKEIIEISEDQKHHFAGNMLQVNGTDDKPYLVMSAAAHQSLNETQKEQIKKYCEILSSSLDTIEALGGGSARCMMAEVFLPKV, translated from the coding sequence ATGACAAACCCACAAAGCACCTCTACTTTAATGATGATTCGCCCTGTTCAGTTTAGATTCAATGAACAGACAGCAGTAAATAACTATTACCAAACAGCCATAGAAGGATTGAGTTCATCTGAAATTCAGTCAAAGGCAGCTAAAGAATTTAATGACTTTGTAGAGAAATTGAAAAGTAAAAAAATCAATGTCATTGTCATAGAAGATACACCAAACCCAAGCACTCCTGATTCTATTTTTCCAAATAATTGGATTTCTTTTCATTCTGATGGAAGAGTTGGGCTATATCCAATGTTTGCAGAGAACAGAAGGCTAGAAAGACGAGCAGATATTTTAGAAAAACTACAAACTACCAAGGGATTAAAAGTAAATGAAGTTATTGATTTTTCAAGCCATGAAAAAGATGAGCGTTTTTTAGAAGGTACAGGAAGTATGATTTTAGATAGACCTAATAAAATTGTTTATGCTGCAATTTCTATCCGAACAGATGAAAAAGTTTTAGATGATTTTTGTGATAAATTTGGTTATAAAGCTGTCAAATTTACGGCTAATCAAACTGTAGATGGAAAAAGGTTACCCATCTACCATACCAATGTAATGATGTGTGTTGCAGATAAAATAGCTATTTTGTGTACTGATTCTATTGATAATCAGTTAGAAAGAAAAGCAGTAATTGAGAGTTTGGAAAATACAGGAAAAGAAATAATTGAAATTAGTGAAGACCAAAAACATCACTTTGCTGGTAATATGCTACAAGTAAACGGAACAGATGACAAACCCTATTTGGTAATGTCGGCAGCAGCTCATCAATCATTAAATGAAACTCAAAAAGAACAGATTAAAAAATACTGTGAAATATTGAGTAGCTCATTAGATACTATTGAAGCTCTAGGTGGTGGAAGTGCTAGGTGCATGATGGCAGAAGTATTTTTGCCAAAAGTCTAA
- a CDS encoding arginine deiminase family protein: MINLFVNDETSPLKAVILGAAKGVGRTPHFDEAYDPKSKEHIAAGTYPEEEDMIAEIKAFVTVLEKYGVKVYRPEIIEDYNQIFARDIGFVIEDKFIKPTILKDRKEEIKGIQYILDKINTKQIISVPEGIRIEGGDVMPWKDHIFVGYSEKEDFEKYVVARTNKAGLDFLAKEFPNKTIKGFQLNKSDKVAKDNALHLDCCFQPIGNNQAIIYKEGFKFEEDYNYLKDYFGEENLIHISRDEMYEMNSNVFSISPKVVVLEKKFTRLAAILEEKGFTVEKIPYSEISKMEGLLRCSTLPLERTK, translated from the coding sequence ATGATAAATCTATTTGTAAATGATGAAACCTCTCCTCTAAAAGCTGTAATTTTGGGAGCTGCTAAGGGTGTCGGACGTACCCCTCATTTTGATGAAGCCTACGACCCAAAATCAAAAGAACATATTGCTGCTGGAACATACCCCGAAGAGGAAGATATGATAGCTGAAATAAAAGCATTTGTAACTGTTTTAGAAAAATATGGAGTAAAAGTATATCGCCCTGAAATTATTGAAGATTATAACCAAATTTTTGCTAGAGATATTGGTTTTGTTATTGAAGATAAATTTATCAAACCGACAATTCTTAAAGACAGAAAAGAAGAAATAAAAGGGATTCAGTATATTTTAGATAAAATCAATACAAAACAAATTATTTCAGTTCCTGAAGGTATCAGAATTGAAGGAGGCGATGTAATGCCTTGGAAAGACCATATTTTTGTTGGCTATTCAGAAAAAGAAGACTTCGAAAAATATGTAGTTGCCAGAACCAACAAAGCAGGATTAGATTTTCTAGCTAAAGAATTTCCTAACAAAACTATAAAAGGATTTCAACTCAATAAGTCAGATAAAGTAGCCAAAGACAATGCTTTACACTTGGACTGTTGTTTTCAGCCTATTGGAAATAATCAAGCAATTATTTACAAAGAAGGTTTTAAGTTTGAGGAAGATTATAATTATTTAAAAGACTATTTTGGAGAGGAAAATTTAATCCATATTAGTAGAGATGAAATGTATGAAATGAACTCAAATGTTTTTTCTATTAGTCCGAAAGTAGTGGTTTTAGAGAAAAAATTTACTCGCCTAGCTGCTATCTTAGAAGAAAAAGGATTTACTGTAGAGAAAATTCCCTACTCCGAAATTTCTAAAATGGAAGGACTCCTACGATGTTCGACCTTACCACTAGAAAGAACAAAATAA
- a CDS encoding IS110 family transposase produces the protein MQTYQNFIGIDVSKAHLDVALIQNAKRVSHTQIKNNIEAISAYLEELKGQIDLSETLFCLESTGHYINFLVTTLVSFDCSIWVENALQIKKSMGATREKNDEIDSVRIGLYAFRFQDQVRLYSPVNEKITVLKTLQTLRKKHVVHRQELETYAKETKAFSKKAIHEVIDQHTQTLLEYLTLQIEAIEKQMLEIIQNDQELKEIYQLTTSVTGVGKVTAIHLIVMSEGFTKFDTAKQLACYAGVVPFERSSGSFKGKARVSNRANKTLKTALHMCALSASRAKGELNDYFIRKVAEGKNKMSVINALRNKIIQRVFACVKNKIPYDKNGLNFNNFSKG, from the coding sequence ATGCAGACTTACCAAAATTTTATAGGCATTGATGTAAGCAAAGCGCATTTGGATGTTGCTTTAATTCAAAATGCAAAACGTGTTTCTCATACACAAATCAAAAATAATATAGAAGCTATTTCAGCTTATTTAGAAGAACTAAAAGGACAAATAGATTTATCAGAAACTCTATTTTGTTTAGAATCAACAGGTCATTATATCAATTTTCTAGTAACTACTTTAGTTAGTTTTGATTGTTCTATTTGGGTAGAAAATGCTTTGCAAATCAAAAAATCAATGGGAGCAACCAGAGAAAAAAATGATGAAATTGATTCCGTAAGAATTGGTTTATATGCTTTTCGTTTTCAAGACCAAGTACGATTATATAGCCCTGTCAATGAAAAAATCACTGTTTTGAAGACTTTACAGACCTTGCGAAAAAAACATGTAGTTCATAGACAAGAGCTAGAAACCTATGCAAAAGAAACAAAAGCATTCAGTAAAAAAGCTATACATGAAGTCATCGATCAACATACACAAACCTTGTTAGAGTATTTAACTCTACAAATAGAAGCTATTGAAAAGCAAATGTTAGAAATTATTCAGAACGACCAAGAGCTAAAAGAAATCTATCAGCTTACTACTTCTGTAACAGGTGTTGGAAAAGTAACAGCTATTCATTTGATTGTGATGAGTGAAGGGTTTACAAAATTTGATACAGCCAAACAACTGGCTTGTTATGCAGGAGTAGTACCTTTCGAACGCTCCTCTGGAAGTTTTAAAGGAAAAGCAAGAGTATCAAACAGAGCAAACAAAACACTCAAAACAGCTTTACATATGTGTGCCTTATCTGCATCAAGAGCAAAAGGAGAATTGAACGACTACTTTATAAGAAAAGTAGCCGAAGGAAAAAATAAAATGAGTGTCATTAACGCCTTGCGAAATAAAATTATTCAACGTGTTTTTGCCTGTGTCAAAAACAAAATACCTTATGATAAAAATGGACTAAATTTTAACAATTTTTCTAAAGGATAG
- a CDS encoding alpha/beta hydrolase — protein MFFKSKEGKEKIITLYNQKLSKLNIEYSEKLIEITFGITNIIITGDTKNPPLLLIHGTGGCAPLFLESFPNLSSKYCVYAIDVLAQPNKSAENRLDMKSLDYGKWIIELIENLRLKEVTLVGFSFGGFIFLKTLEFNETLIKKAYLIAPVYIVNGNPFIGLFKMFMPLKKFIKTNDQKYIKKVMNVLFSEYDDFALQFMSTTFQNCNMDFSPLPVISRKSAKNINTPLTIIAAEKDIMFPGKKMIKRAKRIFPSLNEIILLEDSKHVPSNKNFKLIEDLVLKK, from the coding sequence ATGTTTTTCAAATCAAAAGAAGGAAAAGAAAAAATTATAACCCTTTACAATCAAAAGTTAAGTAAGCTGAATATTGAATATTCAGAAAAACTTATAGAAATAACGTTTGGTATTACAAATATTATCATTACAGGTGATACTAAAAACCCTCCTTTATTACTCATTCACGGCACTGGAGGTTGTGCTCCTTTATTTTTAGAATCATTCCCAAATTTATCTTCAAAATATTGTGTGTATGCAATAGATGTGCTTGCTCAACCTAACAAAAGTGCAGAGAATCGATTAGATATGAAGTCTTTAGATTATGGAAAATGGATTATTGAACTTATTGAAAACTTAAGGCTAAAAGAAGTAACATTAGTTGGATTTTCTTTTGGGGGATTTATTTTTTTAAAGACTTTAGAGTTCAACGAAACACTGATAAAAAAAGCTTATCTAATTGCCCCAGTTTATATTGTCAATGGAAATCCTTTTATAGGATTGTTTAAGATGTTTATGCCTTTAAAAAAGTTTATAAAAACCAATGACCAAAAATATATTAAAAAAGTAATGAACGTTCTTTTTTCTGAATACGACGATTTTGCTTTGCAGTTTATGTCAACTACGTTTCAGAATTGTAATATGGACTTTTCTCCTTTACCTGTTATTTCAAGAAAGTCAGCAAAAAATATAAATACTCCACTTACCATTATAGCAGCTGAAAAAGACATTATGTTTCCGGGTAAAAAAATGATAAAAAGAGCAAAACGAATTTTTCCATCTTTAAATGAAATCATCTTGTTAGAAGACTCAAAACATGTTCCTAGCAATAAAAACTTTAAACTAATTGAAGACTTAGTCTTAAAAAAATAA
- a CDS encoding DUF4386 domain-containing protein, with the protein MKKYNKTIQFINSRVIGVLFLLAFLFYGIGRSLFESELDAHKYFGSVLIIINSVAVLLIGFFLRKTIIKFNLLIGNTYFLSRVIEALALGSILLNLIPVVNISLDFGYFIAMFFLGIGSIPMCYICYKHNLLPKWLALWGLIGYTFMAIGFLMELFGKEWSMYLLILAGFWEVTFAIWLIIKREQNPK; encoded by the coding sequence ATGAAAAAGTATAACAAAACAATTCAATTCATAAATTCAAGAGTTATTGGTGTCTTATTTCTTTTGGCTTTTTTATTTTATGGTATTGGGCGCAGTTTATTTGAAAGTGAGCTAGATGCCCATAAATACTTTGGGTCTGTGCTAATCATCATAAATTCAGTTGCAGTATTGTTGATTGGTTTTTTTCTAAGAAAAACCATAATCAAGTTTAATCTTTTAATAGGAAACACTTACTTTTTGTCAAGAGTAATCGAAGCATTAGCACTTGGTAGTATTCTTTTGAACCTAATTCCTGTGGTTAATATTTCTTTGGATTTTGGTTATTTTATTGCAATGTTTTTTTTAGGAATTGGTAGTATTCCAATGTGTTATATATGCTACAAACATAATCTTTTACCAAAATGGTTGGCTTTGTGGGGGCTTATTGGATACACTTTTATGGCTATAGGCTTTTTAATGGAGTTATTTGGCAAAGAATGGAGTATGTACTTACTAATATTAGCAGGGTTTTGGGAAGTAACTTTTGCTATTTGGTTAATCATTAAGAGAGAACAAAACCCAAAATAG
- a CDS encoding CPBP family intramembrane glutamic endopeptidase, protein MKTNNYTHIKTASVVILFVIGTLLNIPFSRELKRLKIEAGDASVKLSDSIATDIIQTSIYGFILGVVLVFVGLWLSKKAQFGTPVIESFVSKNTHVKHSYSFKKLLYLIGFSIILALVILLVHKLIRYYCPVTSIIERPSKLFYAIVSFSAGITEEIMFRLGLMSLIIAVIQFFKKETKPTNTVVWVGIIITAICFGLMHLPLSKSFSNFTLVSVASTMIGNLITGSFFGWVYWKRGLLIAITSHIIWDLVFHVIGSPYM, encoded by the coding sequence ATGAAAACAAATAATTATACGCATATTAAAACAGCGAGTGTTGTTATTCTATTCGTAATAGGCACACTTCTAAATATTCCTTTTAGTCGAGAATTAAAACGATTAAAAATTGAAGCTGGCGATGCAAGTGTAAAATTATCAGATTCGATAGCTACTGATATAATACAAACAAGTATTTATGGTTTTATTTTAGGAGTGGTTTTGGTCTTTGTTGGCTTATGGTTGTCTAAAAAAGCCCAGTTTGGAACACCAGTTATAGAAAGCTTCGTTTCTAAAAACACACACGTAAAGCATTCGTATTCGTTTAAAAAGCTTTTGTACCTAATTGGCTTTAGTATCATCTTAGCATTAGTAATACTTTTAGTTCATAAATTAATTAGATATTACTGTCCTGTAACGAGTATTATTGAAAGACCTTCTAAACTATTTTATGCTATCGTATCATTTTCGGCAGGAATTACAGAAGAAATTATGTTTCGATTAGGATTAATGTCTCTAATTATAGCAGTAATTCAATTTTTTAAAAAGGAAACTAAACCTACAAATACCGTGGTTTGGGTAGGCATAATAATTACGGCAATATGTTTTGGCTTAATGCATTTGCCACTATCAAAAAGCTTTTCAAATTTTACTTTGGTTAGTGTTGCCTCCACCATGATAGGTAATCTAATTACAGGATCATTCTTTGGTTGGGTGTATTGGAAACGAGGTTTATTAATAGCAATAACATCTCATATTATTTGGGATTTGGTTTTTCACGTTATAGGTTCGCCATATATGTAA
- a CDS encoding DUF4386 domain-containing protein: MIANTEQKRLIKTARITGLWYLMMAITGILGFMVYHSQIFVSGNPEQTLTNLVELESTARIRLLLEFGIVISQALTAVWFFKLFKDNYEWEAWTLGIWGMVNALAIMISAISIASAIGIANSEISAMEDKVLLIQVFQNIISNAWGIGSLFFGLWLFPMGFIVIKSKCMPIWLGRIIIMGGIGYLISTVIHYAGIDFSFNSFLTLPATIGEFWMIGYLLIFGIRPSYKLAKQNENK; this comes from the coding sequence ATGATTGCAAATACAGAACAAAAAAGATTAATTAAGACAGCTAGAATAACTGGCTTATGGTATTTAATGATGGCTATTACCGGGATTCTAGGTTTTATGGTCTATCATTCTCAAATATTTGTTTCTGGTAACCCTGAACAAACGCTAACGAATTTAGTAGAATTAGAATCTACAGCAAGAATTAGGTTGCTATTAGAATTTGGTATAGTGATTTCTCAGGCACTTACCGCAGTTTGGTTTTTCAAATTATTTAAAGATAATTATGAATGGGAAGCTTGGACGCTAGGTATATGGGGGATGGTAAATGCTTTAGCCATTATGATAAGTGCAATTTCAATCGCCTCAGCAATAGGTATTGCAAATTCTGAAATAAGTGCTATGGAAGACAAAGTTTTACTAATTCAGGTCTTTCAAAATATAATTTCAAATGCTTGGGGAATTGGTAGCCTTTTCTTTGGGCTTTGGCTGTTTCCTATGGGATTTATAGTTATCAAATCCAAGTGTATGCCTATCTGGTTAGGTAGAATAATTATTATGGGTGGTATAGGCTATCTAATTTCTACAGTTATACACTACGCAGGAATTGATTTTAGCTTCAACAGTTTTCTAACGCTACCAGCAACCATTGGAGAATTTTGGATGATAGGTTATTTACTAATTTTTGGCATAAGACCTAGCTATAAATTAGCCAAGCAAAATGAAAACAAATAA
- a CDS encoding alpha/beta hydrolase-fold protein, which translates to MKNLTFVILYILLSGVQTTFGQNETDIIVGSKFVIKSNILDEERTCLISLPDSYNNSSEVDKKYPVIILLDGYTHFKTASGIVHFMSSNRNRNNLMPESIIIAIENVDRERDFTVTKIKTKRPNNMGGGRNFLNFIEKELVPYIDKKYKTEPFRTLVGHSLGGLLTLNSYMDENSVFNAYISIDPSIWWNEEMMKNKVDSISSISLDKKLYIATANQGEANYERNKQRHDSLYTLITKKSDKPLNIEIEYFEKENHRSVPLLALYEGLKYINQEE; encoded by the coding sequence ATGAAAAATTTGACATTTGTAATTTTATATATTCTTCTTTCAGGAGTACAAACCACATTTGGACAGAATGAAACAGATATTATAGTAGGAAGTAAGTTCGTTATTAAATCTAATATTTTAGATGAAGAAAGAACCTGTTTAATAAGTCTTCCTGATTCATACAATAATTCATCTGAAGTTGATAAAAAATATCCAGTTATTATATTATTGGATGGATATACTCATTTTAAAACAGCATCTGGAATAGTACATTTTATGAGTTCTAATAGGAATCGAAACAATTTAATGCCTGAAAGTATTATTATAGCCATAGAGAATGTTGACCGAGAACGAGATTTTACAGTTACAAAAATTAAGACCAAACGACCAAATAATATGGGAGGTGGAAGGAATTTTTTGAATTTCATTGAGAAAGAACTAGTACCTTATATTGATAAAAAGTATAAGACAGAACCATTTAGAACTCTTGTTGGGCACTCTTTAGGAGGACTACTTACACTAAATTCCTATATGGATGAAAATAGCGTATTCAATGCTTACATTTCTATAGACCCAAGTATTTGGTGGAATGAGGAGATGATGAAAAACAAAGTTGATTCTATTTCCTCAATATCATTAGATAAAAAACTTTATATCGCTACTGCCAATCAAGGAGAGGCTAATTACGAAAGGAATAAACAAAGACACGACTCTCTCTATACTTTAATAACAAAGAAATCGGATAAACCTCTAAATATCGAAATAGAATATTTTGAAAAAGAAAACCATCGCTCTGTACCATTATTAGCTCTATACGAAGGGTTAAAATATATTAATCAAGAGGAATGA